In the genome of Fusarium fujikuroi IMI 58289 draft genome, chromosome FFUJ_chr02, one region contains:
- a CDS encoding probable phenylacetyl-CoA ligase, which produces MVFTPPSWVPKLPIDPPDSISLHEFMTSEAYGRLPIAKSRNPFTCGITGRTYSVVEAHQRADFLARALAKRLDFSPNEGVEWDKVVSIFSVNTIDNFAVTQAVHRLNGIITPASAAHTASDLEHQLRSSGVKALFTCASRLDIAIKAAKAVGIPQDRIFILATPGDNSELPFTTFDDLVKEGATLPELEPLKWVKGQGARQVAFLCYSSGTSGLPKAVMISHRNIIANVLQLTTYESVSRQKDGIETQACLGALPFSHIYGLLIISFASTFRGDEVVVLPEFDLEKALVAVQTYKIAHMFVVPPIIIRIIHNKALCSKYDLSSVRWLYTGAAPLGSEVVEEVKRQYPKWRVGQGYGLTETCTVVCTTSEDDIDIGSSGSLVPSTKAMVINIETGEEITEYNKPGELLVQTPSLVLGYMNNERATSETFIWRKDGRWIRTGDEVLIRLAPSGNEHLVVVDRLKELIKVNGHQVAPAELEAHLLSHPYVSDCAVIQTPNDKAGEVPKAYIVKSDASGGQSDDVVARAICKHVEDHKQRYKWLGGGVEFIETIPKSPSGKILRRLLRDKEKEARKSLVAKL; this is translated from the exons ATGGTCTTCACACCTCCATCATGGGTGCCGAAGCTCCCAATTG ACCCTCCCGACTCTATTTCGCTTCACGAGTTCATGACAAGCGAGGCCTACGGTCGGCTTCCAATCGCCAAATCAAGAAACCCATTTACTTGCGGTATCACGGGGAGAACATATTCCGTGGTAGAGGCCCATCAACGCGCCGACTTCCTCGCCCGTGCGCTCGCCAAAAGACTCGACTTTTCACCCAACGAGGGTGTTGAATGGGACAAGGTCGTTTCCATCTTTTCTGTCAATACC ATCGATAACTTCGCAGTTACTCAAGCTGTACACCGACTGAACGGCATTATTACACCCGCGAGCGCTGCGCACACTGCTTCGGACTTGGAGCATCAACTGCGCTCATCTGGGGTCAAAGCGCTCTTCACGTGCGCTAGCCGTCTGGATATCGCCATCAAAGCAGCCAAGGCCGTGGGTATTCCTCAAGATCGCATATTCATTCTAGCTACGCCAGGCGACAACTCAGAACTGCCGTTCACAACAtttgatgatcttgtgaAAGAGGGCGCAACCCTCCCGGAGTTGGAACCGCTGAAATGGGTCAAGGGTCAAGGTGCGAGGCAAGTCGCCTTTCTCTGCTACTCCAGCGGCACGTCTGGTCTTCCT AAAGCAGTCATGATCTCCCATAGaaacatcatcgccaacgtTCTTCAACTCACCACATACGAGAGCGTTTCCCGCCAGAAGGATGGGATTGAGACGCAAGCGTGCCTCGGTGCTCTTCCCTTTAGCCATATCTACGGACTCCTCATTATTTCCTTTGCCAGTACTTTCCGAGGTGACGAAGTTGTGGTTCTGCCTGAGTTTGACTTGGAGAAGGCTTTGGTTGCAGTCCAGACATACAAGATTGCTCATATGTTTGTC GTCCCGCCGATTATTATCCGCATCATTCACAACAAGGCCCTGTGTTCGAAGTATGACTTGAGCTCCGTCCGCTGGCTGTACACAGGCGCGGCCCCTTTAGGCTCTGAGGTAGTTGAGGAGGTGAAACGACAGTACCCGAAGTGGCGCGTAGGACAAGGATATG GCTTGACCGAAACTTGTACAGTTGTATGTACCACGAGCGAAGACGACATCGACATAGGATCCTCGGGTTCTTTAGTGCCCTCAACCAAAGCCATGGTTATCAATATCGAGACGGGAGAAGAGATCACGGAGTACAACAAGCCAGGCGAGCTCCTGGTACAGACCCCCTCGTTGGTCCTGGGCTACATGAACAACGAACGGGCTACATCCGAGACATTCATCTGGAGAAAGGACGGCCGCTGGATTCGAACTGGCGACGAGGTTCTCATTCGGCTAGCGCCTTCTGGGAACGAGCACCTCGTGGTCGTGGACAGACTTAAGgaactcatcaaagtcaac GGCCACCAAGTTGCCCCAGCAGAGCTCGAAGCTCATCTCCTCTCACATCCATACGTCTCAGACTGCGCCGTCATCCAAACACCCAACGACAAGGCCGGCGAGGTACCCAAAGCATACATCGTCAAATCGGATGCCAGTGGCGGACAATCTGACGATGTTGTTGCTCGCGCAATCTGCAAACATGTTGAAGATCACAAGCAGAGATACAAGTGGCTTGGAGGTGGTGTCGAGTTTATCGAGACAATCCCTAAGAGCCCAAGTGGAAAGATTTTGAGGAGATTGTTGAGAGATaaggagaaggaagcaaGGAAGAGTCTAGTGGCTAAGCTTTAG
- a CDS encoding related to ARCA protein yields the protein MSSTPRTRTKPCDQCREKHLKCDNENPCANCKKLSISCARAKKFRIKKLITTENTFKFDPNQTWIDTSNRKKSNAISFVDETNSASRHSRPTAAESPSSENGSQSESLDFAASVLQNLSKGSPELPSEQEAPLTEALSEKSPHAFGTSRSLGDGGFSTSQDLSHLSLTSSPSGQSNIATNHYGAASLPVFSAQWQHSSPENDTGKYPSGTDEQSPFGGYNSQLYQTDTLPSMMDLELHNHTSLLSANSSQPLSLEEACLLRCFVEKLARAFDTTDRDHHYVSVLPLRAVHSPLLLNAICTASARFLTRVSSLQDPDSIIEYAGVELPDLNMESAIHYHNKCISHLMGVSADPINSCSDDALAAITILRYHEQVDTHFTGTDNETFSIAVRAVFQASQNDADGLLHLILQPPRGSDVYATSLSSLRFSACLIALRQEIWSVLMHRRPFRLPILPVENYGVFDDTLAADDYDWTNRVLIWCAHVLKFCYADDQDDQPADNRTRSQQWEAINDFQRNWDERRPPHFAPLYYRERNPSESRYFPEYWITSPCQMLALQHVELARIVLAVHDTKIQLGIGGRAAHKALEELMREATRRVCGLAMSQKWCQEGMVTAAVGLSMCGEYFQDPGEQAAIMELVTLLERDHAWPTSTLLNNLWDN from the exons ATGAGTTCGACGCCTCGGACTCGGACCAAGCCCTGTGATCAATGTCGAG AAAAGCATCTGAAAT GCGATAATGAGAATCCCTGCGCCAATTGTAAAAAGCTTTCAATCAGTTGCGCTCGAGCTAAGAAGTTCCGCATCAAAAAGCTCATCACGACTGAAAACACGTTCAAGTTTGATCCGAACCAAACATGGATAGATACATCAAATCGCA AAAAATCAAACGCGATTTCCTTTGTCGACGAAACAAACTCTGCCTCTCGCCACTCCCGTCCCACCGCCGCTGAATCTCCGTCTTCCGAAAATGGATCTCAATCAGAGAGTTTGGATTTTGCTGCTTCAGTTTTGCAGAACTTATCCAAAGGCAGCCCGGAACTACCCAGTGAGCAAGAGGCTCCTCTGACTGAAGCACTTTCTGAAAAATCCCCTCATGCTTTTGGGACATCCCGAagccttggagatggaggcttCAGTACCTCTCaagatctttctcatctATCACTCACTTCATCACCAAGTGGACAATCAAATATTGCTACTAATCACTATGGAGCGGCCTCACTTCCCGTCTTTTCCGCTCAATGGCAGCACTCTTCTCCTGAAAACGATACAGGGAAGTATCCAAGTGGGACTGATGAACAGTCACCCTTTGGGGGATACAACTCCCAGCTTTATCAAACGGATACCCTTCCTTCCATGATGGACCTGGAACTCCACAATCATACTTCGCTGTTGAGTGCAAATTCGTCTCAGCCGCTgagcttggaagaagctTGCCTGCTTCGCTGCTTTGTTGAGAAACTCGCAAGAGCT TTCGACACGACTGATAGGGACCATCATTACGTCTCAGTACTTCCTCTTCGAGCCGTACAcagtcctcttcttctcaacgctATATGTACCGCCTCTGCACGATTCCTCACTCGGGTCTCATCACTCCAAGATCCAGATAGCATTATCGAATATGCAGGTGTCGAGCTCCCAGATCTGAATATGGAATCAGCTATTCACTACCATAACAAATGCATTTCGCATTTGATGGGGGTTTCTGCAGACCCAATTAACTCTTGTAGCGACGATGCTCTGGCTGCCATTACAATATTGAGATATCATGAGCAAGTTGATA CACACTTTACCGGCACTGATAACGAAACTTTCTCAATTGCAGTCCGCGCTGTTTTCCAAGCATCCCAGAACGACGCAGACGGGCTTCTGCACCTAATACTTCAACCTCCTCGAGGGTCTGATGTTTACGCTACATCTCTCTCTTCGCTGAGATTCTCGGCTTGCCTCATTGCGCTTCGTCAAGAAATATGGTCCGTTCTCATGCACCGTCGTCCCTTCAGACTACCCATCCTGCCTGTCGAAAACTATGGCGTCTTTGATGATACCTTGGCTGCTGATGACTACGACTGGACTAACCGAGTTCTCATCTGGTGTGCCCACGTTCTCAAGTTTTGCTACGCTGACGATCAGGATGATCAGCCAGCTGACAACCGAACTCGGTCCCAACAATGGGAGGCTATCAACGACTTCCAAAGAAATTGGGACGAGAGACGACCCCCTCATTTCGCGCCTCTCTACTACCGAGAACGCAACCCATCAGAAAGCCGATATTTCCCCGAATATTGGATAACCAGCCCATGCCAAATGCTAGCCCTCCAACATGTCGAACTAGCACGCATAGTCCTTGCAGTACACGACACCAAGATCCAACTCGGCATTGGCGGCAGAGCCGCCCATAAAGCACTGGAAGAGCTTATGCGAGAAGCAACAAGACGTGTTTGCGGTTTGGCTATGTCGCAGAAGTGGTGTCAAGAGGGAATGGtgactgctgctgttggacTGTCCATGTGCGGCGAGTATTTCCAAGATCCGGGAGAACAGGCTGCGATCATGGAGTTGGTGACGTTGCTTGAGCGAGATCATGCTTGGCCGACAAGCACTTTGCTGAACAATCTTTGGGATAACTGA
- a CDS encoding related to quinate transport protein: MSKESLSNSPSHVEETEPVPQAEAAIEYDSNGLSGIVRSPYVLGAATLASLGGLSFGYDQGVISIILTMRQFHDQFPETAPGHPRYGFNVGFMTGMLELGAFVGCLFLPYLADRISRKWAMTVATVFFTIGAIIQTAAHNYGTLVAGRAIGGIGVGTLAMGAPLYISEISPPNLRGSLLVLEALSIVIGAIISYWITYGTKDMASEWSFRLPFLLQMPPALLVGLGIHFFPYSPRWLVMRQRDNDSLHALAQLRRVPATDDRVQAEWKGILTEVRFQQEILSQEHPNDNGIILELKQWGDLFRPRCLKRTAVALGIPFFQQFSGINAFVYYAPTFFKALGQDDNMALILSGMVNICQLAAGIPTFLYLDKMGRRKLAIFGGAAMAVPHLIMSGVVGKFDGKWEANPGMGWFGVTLIYIYVLCYACSYGPLAWTLPAEVFPSSRRAKGVGAATAMVWLANFIIGVVVPEMIIKIGWGTYLFFGIFCSLASVFSFFLVPETANKSLEQISELFGDHAVADEEAVYERIRHQVWASHVHGAEHSEVKQSI, encoded by the exons ATGTCCAAAGAATCTCTCAGCAACTCGCCTAGTCATGTCGAGGAGACTGAACCAGTGCCCCAAGCCGAGGCTGCCATTGAGTATGACAGTAATGGCTTGAGTGGCATCGTTAGATCTCCCTATGTTCTGGGAGCTGCCACGCTGGCTTCACTTGGAGGTCTCTCCTTCGGTTATG ATCAGGGCGTTATTAGTATCATCCTCACGATGAGGCAATTCCACGACCAATTCCCTGAAACAGCCCCTGGCCATCCTCGATATGGCTTCAATGTTGGTTTCATGACCGGCATGCTCGAACTTGGTGCCTTTGTTGGCTGTCTCTTTCTCCCATACCTCGCAGACCGCATCTCTCGAAAGTGGGCTATGACTGTAGCCACTGtcttcttcaccatcggCGCTATCATTCAAACTGCTGCTCATAACTATGGTACACTTGTCGCTGGAAGAGCTATCGGTGGAATCGGCGTCGGGACTCTTGCCATGGGTGCACCTCTCTATATTTCTGAGATCTCCCCTCCGAACCTGAGAGGCTCTCTTCTGGTTCTCGAGGCTCTTTC TATTGTCATTGGAGCAATCATTTCTTACTGGATTACCTATGGCACAAAGGATATGGCCAGTGAATGGTCATTCCGACTGCCATTCCTTCTCCAGATG CCTCCTGCTCTCTTAGTAGGTCTCGGAATCCACTTCTTCCCATACTCTCCCAGATGGCTCGTCATGCGCCAACGAGACAACGACTCTCTTCATGCCCTCGCCCAACTCCGCCGCGTCCCCGCAACCGACGATCGCGTACAGGCCGAATGGAAAGGAATTCTCACTGAAGTCCGATTTCAACAGGAGATTCTTTCTCAGGAACACCCCAATGATAACGGTATCATTCTGGAGCTGAAGCAGTGGGGTGACCTATTTCGACCCAGGTGTCTTAAGCGTACTGCAGTTGCGCTTGGAATCCCGTTTTTCCAACAATTCAGTGGCATCAACGCCTTCG TTTACTATGCTCCCACTTTCTTCAAGGCGCTCGGGCAGGATGACAACATGGCGCTGATTCTGTCTGGAATGGTGAATATCTGTCAGCTG GCCGCTGGTATTCCTACCTTCCTCTACCTCGACAAGATGGGTCGCCGCAAGCTTGCCATCTTCGGTGGTGCCGCCATGGCcgttcctcatctcatcatgtccGGCGTCGTCGGCAAGTTTGACGGTAAATGGGAAGCTAACCCAGGAATGGGCTGGTTTGGAGTTACCCTGATCT ACATCTACGTCCTCTGCTACGCTTGCTCATATGGACCTCTGGCTTGGACTCTCCCTGCCGAAGTATTCCCCAGTTCCCGCCGAGCAAAGGGTGTTGGAGCCGCTACCGCCATGGTCTGGCTCGCCAACTTTATCATTGGTGTGGTTGTTCCCGAGATGATTATTAAGATCGGCTGGGGTACTTATCTCTTCTTTGGAATCTTCTGCTCTCTTGCTTccgtcttttctttcttccttgtcCCTGAAACAGCCAACAAGTCTCTGGAGCAGATTTCTGAGCTCTTTGGAGATCATGCTGTTGCGGATGAAGAGGCTGTCTACGAACGCATTCGGCATCAAGTTTGGGCTAGTCATGTTCATGGTGCTGAGCATTCTGAGGTGAAGCAGAGTATTTGA
- a CDS encoding probable rAsp f 9 allergen gives MFSKAIAALALAAPLVSAQTFTKCNPMTATCPADPAFGRDTVHCDFTKGACEAFAEDAGTALEHNENGAVFTISGPNQAPTIATGKYIFFGRVDVEVQASTGVGICTSAVLQSDNLDEIDWEWLGGDNAQVQSNYFSKGDVSTYDRGEFHPVANPTGQFHLYSIEWTPAAINWLIDDQVVRTLPYTDATGPNGYPQTPMQIKLGTWTAGSPDAAPGTIAWAGGLADYSQGPFNAYYKSISIVDYAGGDAPTTASVREYLYGDHSGSWKSIQQIK, from the exons ATGTTCTCCAAAGCCATCGCTGCCCTCGCCCTCGCGGCACCTCTTGTCTCAGCCCAAACATTCACAAAGTGTAACCCCATGACAGCCA CATGTCCTGCCGACCCTGCTTTTGGAAGAGACACTGTCCACTGTGACTTCACAAAGGGTGCATGTGAAGCTTTTGCTGAGGATGCCGGTACTGCGCTTGAGCACAACGAAAATGGTGCTGTTTTCACAATTTCCGGACCTAACCAGGCTCCTACAATTGCGACGGGCAAGTACATCTTCTTTGGCCGTGTAGATGTCGAGGTGCAAGCCTCTACTGGTGTAGGTATCTGCACTAGTGCTGTTCTTCAGTCCGATAACCTTGACGAG ATTGATTGGGAGTGGCTCGGAGGTGATAACGCTCAAGTTCAGTCAAATTATTTCAGCAAGGGAGATGTCTCAACATACGATCGTGGTGAATTCCATCCCGTCGCCAACCCAACAGGCCAGTTCCATCTCTACTCCATCGAGTGGACTCCCGCCGCCATCAACTGGTTGATTGACGACCAAGTCGTCCGAACCCTTCCCTACACCGACGCCACGGGTCCCAATGGCTATCCCCAGACTCCCATGCAGATCAAGCTCGGAACATGGACTGCTGGTTCTCCCGATGCTGCCCCTGGTACCATCGCCTGGGCCGGTGGTCTTGCCGACTACTCACAGGGTCCTTTCAACGCTTACTACAAGAGCATCTCCATTGTCGATTATGCCGGCGGTGACGCTCCTACTACAGCGAGTGTTCGCGAGTACTTGTATGGAGACCACAGTGGAAGCTGGAAGAGCATCCAGCAGATCAAGTAA
- a CDS encoding related to aflatoxin efflux pump AFLT has translation MASIMSAPDYSMAATSRSHLSVRLPKETLYSSLRESSRYFNFDSETAKLARDADEWLATHPNGSGSKEKDVNGISRPSSIAPSNFSVRSLPADYSMPEYHGRDFPHPVMGSVRHNDIRPRSAAPTESTEKLRSSPPVDGVEPTGPDQEYPTGVKLALITLALCLAVFVMALDNSIIATAIPRITDAFESLNDVGWYGSAYMLTTAALQLFFGKLYTYGSIKWTFLSAIAIFEVGSLICGVAPDSVTLIVGRAIAGVGGAGIFAGALTILAFSVPLHKRPIYTGLVSGMWGISSVAGPLLGGLFTDKVSWRWCFYINLPIGAITVVVILFFFPEPERDIEPATWRVRFWQLDPIGTGIFMPAIVCLLLALQWGGVDYDWDDSVITSLFMLAAFLLIVFVYVQYKMDENATVPPRIFKKRTVWAGAFFSFNTGACFLTAMYFLPIWFQAVQGQSPIMSGVRNLPMLLGIVLCAMAAGAAVTAWGYYTPFMIAGSVLMAIGFGVITTFEVQTSTAKWIGYQLIAGIGVGVGLQQSLIAVQVVCEMVDVPTATALIVFAQTLGGALCVTAGNTVFTNTLINKINEHVPGLDPYFVIATGATNIRSVIREEWLDGVILAYNDALTTSFYVGAGTASATIIGALLVEWRSVKGHEIEMGAA, from the exons ATGGCTTCTATTATGTCCGCCCCAGACTACTCTATGGCTGCGACGAGTCGTTCGCACCTCAGTGTACGTCTACCAAAAGAAACTCTTTACTCATCTTTGAGGGAATCTTCTCGCTACTTTAATTTTGACTCGGAGACTGCCAAGCTTGCCCGGGATGCTGATGAGTGGCTTGCAACGCATCCTAACGGTTCGGGATCTAAGGAAAAAGATGTCAACGGTATAAGTCGACCTTCGTCAATTGCCCCAAGCAACTTTAGTGTTCGATCTTTACCAGCAGACTACAGTATGCCAGAGTATCATGGCAGAGACTTTCCTCATCCTGTTATGGGATCAGTGCGTCACAACGATATTAGACCTCGATCTGCTGCTCCAACGGAGAGTACCGAGAAACTTCGCTCATCGCCTCCCGTGGACGGTGTTGAGCCCACAGGGCCTGATCAAGAGTATCCCACTGGGGTGAAGCTCGCCTTGATCACCCTCGCTCTCTGTCTCGCCGTCTTTGTCATGGCCCTGG ACAACTCCATCATTGCAACCGCAATTCCAAGAATCACCGATGCTTTCGAGAGTCTCAATGACGTGGGGTGGTACGGCTCAGCATACATGCTCACAACGGCCGCACTGCAGCTGTTCTTCGGTAAGCTGTATACCTACGGCAGCATCAAGTGGACCTTTCTGTCAGCCATTGCTATCTTTGAGGTCGGTAGCCTCATCTGCGGTGTCGCCCCCGACAGTGTCACCCTCATTGTGGGACGAGCTATCGCCGGCGTCGGTGGCGCTGGCATATTTGCTGGTGCACTCACCATCCTTGCCTTTTCGGTGCCTCTTCATAAAAGACCTATCTATACTGGTCTTGTCAGTGGTATGTGGGGTATTTCCTCCGTTGCTGGGCCTCTGCTTGGTGGTCTCTTTACAGACAAGGTTTCATGGCGTTGGTGTTTCTACATCAACCTTCCCATCGGCGCCATTACCGTCGTTgtcattctcttcttctttcccgAGCCCGAGCGTGATATCGAACCTGCGACATGGCGCGTTCGCTTCTGGCAGCTTGATCCCATCGGGACTGGCATCTTTATGCCCGCCATCGTGTGTCTCCTGCTTGCTCTGCAATGGGGTGGTGTCGACTACGACTGGGATGACTCCGTCATCACATCCCTCTTTATGTTGGCtgcctttcttctcatcgtgTTTGTCTATGTGCAATACAAAATGGACGAGAACGCCACTGTGCCTCCTCGTATCTTCAAGAAGCGCACCGTCTGGGCTGGCGCCTTTTTCTCATTCAATACAGGCGCGTGTTTCCTCACAGCCATGTACTTCCTCCCAATTTGGTTCCAGGCCGTACAAGGACAAAGCCCTATCATGTCGGGTGTGAGAAACCTCCCGATGCTTCTCGGCATCGTTCTCTGTGCCATGGCCGCCGGTGCTGCCGTCACTGCTTGGGGCTACTACACCCCCTTCATGATCGCCGGCTCAGTTCTCATGGCCATCGGCTTCGGCGTCATCACCACATTTGAAGtccaaacatcaacagccaAATGGATAGGCTACCAGCTCATCGCCGGCATTGGCGTAGGCGTTGGACTCCAGCAATCTCTCATTGCCGTCCAAGTCGTCTGCGAAATGGTCGACGTCCCCACAGCCACAGCCCTCATCGTCTTTGCTCAAACCCTCGGTGGTGCGCTCTGCGTTACAGCTGGTAACACCGTCTTCACCAATACGCTCATCAATAAGATCAATGAGCATGTGCCCGGTCTTGATCCATACTTTGTCATTGCGACGGGTGCGACCAACATTCGCAGTGTTATTAGAGAGGAGTGGCTTGATGGAGTGATTCTCGCATACAACGACGCGCTGACGACGAGTTTCTATGTTGGTGCTGGAACCGCGTCGGCGACGATCATTGGTGCGTTGTTGGTGGAGTGGAGGAGCGTCAAGGGTCATGAAATTGAGATGGGAGCGGCTTAG
- a CDS encoding related to integral membrane protein pth11, whose product METTPRESKQIDLWISEFVTFGAATVFIGLRLLSRRLTRVEFWWDDWFAIGCYCVAIAWVVIIPIWIKDAGLGLHINDIHGRGTKAEILMHNSLILYVAELFYATALFCAKGSILSFYWRMFRVTNIKLPIQILACCSLIWIIIRTFMGIFHCIPVQRFWDPSAGGSCAIEDKKFFFGTILVHVMLDIAIIALPILQIRKLQLPVFQKIGIMLMFVFGIVICASAMVIIVASTQFDATSEDLTWNLVTIVVWASVEVNLVTVSTCLPTVRPAILYLFTCTNPTSTIGSGSNSYGPSYGRSQTKNTIRLSTLPNNKDNNESSSTHQLADSDQGGRGSLSDFESHAMDRYRGNVSTVTGRAHDHGSEEFNTGSPFGGIMVKNETTVRISTARQ is encoded by the exons ATGGAGACGACACCGAGGGAGTCGAAGCAGATTGATTTATGGATTTCTGAATTTGTCACGTTTGGGGCTGCGACGGTTTTTATCGGGTTACGGTTGTTGAGTCGACGACTTACGAGGGTTGAGTTCTGGTGGGATGATTGGTTTGCGATTGGGTGCTAT TGTGTAGCGATTGCCTGGGTGGTGATCATTCCTATCT GGATCAAAGATGCCGGACTTGGACTTCACATCAACGACATTCATGGTCGCGGGACTAAGGCGGAAATATTGATGCACAACAGTCTCATCCTCTACGTCGCCGAATTGTTCTACGCCACTGCCCTCTTCTGCGCGAAAGGATCGATCTTGAGTTTCTACTGGCGCATGTTCCGAgtcaccaacatcaagcttCCCATTCAGATCTTGGCATGCTGTTCACTGATATGGATTATCATCCGA ACATTCATGGGCATCTTCCATTGTATCCCCGTGCAGCGCTTCTGGGATCCCTCTGCTGGAGGCTCTTGCGCCattgaggacaagaagttctttttcgGTACTATTCTGGTCCACGTTATGCTCGATATCGCAATCATCGCCCTCCCGATTCTCCAGATTCGCAAGCTACAGCTACCTGTCTTTCAGAAGATCGGTATCATGCTCATGTTTGTCTTTGGTATTGT CATTTGCGCTTCAGCCATGGTTATCATTGTGGCCTCGACCCAGTTCGATGCCACGTCAGAGGACTTAACCTGGAACCTGGTCACCATTGTCGTCTGGGCTTCTGTTGAAGTGAATCTCGTTACTGTGTCAA CATGCCTCCCCACTGTCCGACCGGCCATCCTATACCTCTTCACTTGCACCAACCCGACATCGACCATCGGTTCCGGTTCCAACAGCTACGGACCCAGCTACGGCCGCAGTCAGACCAAGAACACGATTAGACTGTCAACTCTTCccaacaacaaagacaacaacGAGTCAAGCTCCACTCATCAACTCGCCGATTCCGATCAAGGCGGTCGCGGTTCATTGTCCGACTTTGAGAGTCACGCTATGGATCGGTACCGCGGAAACGTTTCGACCGTCACTGGCCGTGCCCATGATCATGGTTCGGAGGAATTCAACACTGGTTCGCCATTTGGTGGAATCATGGTCAAGAACGAGACGACCGTTCGTATTTCGACGGCCAGGCAGTAA